Proteins from one Tsuneonella aeria genomic window:
- a CDS encoding acyl-CoA dehydrogenase family protein — MDLAYTPKQQAFRAEVRAWMEAHVPKEPLVTLECREGFDQHVAWERELASGNWGMVTWPEEFGGRGLDLIEWLIFEEEYFRAGGPNRANQNGIFLLGPTIMEFGTPEQKARFLPPMARGETIWAQAWSEPGAGSDMAAISSRAVRDGDHYVLTGQKTWSSRAAFADWGFGIFRTDADSKRHKGLTFILFDLDSPGITRRPIRQLHGDTGFAELFFDEVRVPVANRLAGEGEGWNVAMATAGFERGLMLRSPGRFQATAKRLVELYRRHEAEASPAAREAVVQAWGAAQAYAYNTYAVASKIMAGGKIGAEASLNKIFWSELDRAMHRTAMQLLGAQAELKRFADGRINQWLEGYIFSLSGPIYAGSNEVQRNIIAERLLGLPRVGAG, encoded by the coding sequence ATGGACCTTGCCTACACGCCCAAGCAGCAAGCCTTCCGCGCAGAGGTTCGCGCGTGGATGGAAGCGCATGTTCCGAAGGAACCGCTCGTCACACTCGAATGCCGCGAAGGGTTCGATCAGCACGTCGCGTGGGAACGGGAACTCGCGAGCGGTAACTGGGGCATGGTTACGTGGCCCGAGGAATTCGGCGGGCGCGGCCTTGACCTGATTGAGTGGCTGATCTTCGAAGAGGAATACTTTCGCGCCGGCGGACCCAACCGTGCGAACCAGAACGGCATCTTCCTGCTGGGCCCGACGATCATGGAATTCGGCACGCCCGAACAGAAGGCGCGCTTCCTGCCGCCCATGGCGAGGGGCGAGACGATCTGGGCGCAGGCGTGGTCGGAACCGGGCGCAGGCAGCGACATGGCGGCGATCAGTTCCAGGGCTGTGCGCGATGGCGATCACTACGTGCTCACCGGCCAGAAGACCTGGTCCAGCCGCGCGGCATTCGCGGACTGGGGCTTCGGAATCTTTCGGACCGATGCAGATAGCAAGCGGCACAAGGGCCTGACGTTCATCCTGTTCGATCTCGATTCGCCCGGCATCACCAGGCGTCCGATCCGGCAGCTTCATGGCGACACGGGCTTCGCCGAACTGTTCTTCGACGAAGTGCGCGTGCCGGTGGCAAACCGGTTGGCGGGCGAAGGCGAAGGGTGGAACGTGGCAATGGCGACCGCCGGCTTCGAACGCGGGCTGATGCTCCGCTCGCCGGGACGCTTCCAGGCGACTGCGAAACGGCTTGTCGAACTCTACCGTCGGCACGAAGCCGAAGCGTCCCCCGCGGCGCGTGAGGCGGTGGTGCAGGCCTGGGGCGCGGCGCAGGCATACGCCTACAACACCTACGCCGTCGCCTCGAAGATCATGGCGGGCGGCAAGATCGGCGCGGAGGCGAGCCTCAACAAGATCTTCTGGTCGGAACTCGACCGGGCGATGCACCGGACGGCGATGCAGCTCCTGGGCGCGCAGGCGGAGCTGAAACGCTTCGCCGACGGGCGGATCAACCAGTGGCTGGAAGGCTACATCTTCTCGCTGTCGGGGCCGATCTACGCCGGTTCGAACGAGGTGCAGCGCAATATCATCGCCGAGCGGCTGCTCGGCCTTCCGCGGGTGGGAGCAGGCTGA
- a CDS encoding acyl-CoA dehydrogenase family protein — protein sequence MDFRFTEDQLTLAETVRDYLAGTHGPEVLRRLDAEGNRDPAIWQGLADMGLTGLLVPEEHGGLGLGLLDAALIASECGRAALAEPLVDTAFVAVPWLLAKGQTGDLAAIARGEKTVPLNHPVNPWVTDGAGDALESVDPLRNLAASSGDGVSGPDDKLLNLGALMSAAQLIGLAEAMLAQAGEYAKVRTQFGQPIGGFQAIKHQLATCAVAIEFAKPVVWRAAQALEDGLAGGPVHVSHAKLAATDAAILTAETAIQVHGAMGYTYEVDLHFWMKRAWALAGAWGDRAFHYSRVDDAVIGGALPIGPEHTFA from the coding sequence ATGGACTTCCGCTTCACCGAAGACCAGCTCACCCTGGCGGAAACGGTCCGCGACTATCTGGCGGGCACGCATGGCCCCGAAGTCCTGCGGCGCCTGGATGCGGAGGGTAACCGCGATCCGGCCATCTGGCAGGGTCTTGCGGACATGGGCCTGACCGGCCTGCTTGTCCCGGAAGAGCACGGCGGCCTTGGCCTCGGGCTGCTGGACGCCGCATTGATCGCGTCCGAGTGCGGCCGTGCGGCGCTTGCCGAGCCGCTCGTCGACACGGCGTTCGTGGCGGTGCCGTGGTTGCTCGCCAAGGGGCAGACCGGCGATCTGGCCGCAATCGCGCGGGGCGAGAAGACTGTCCCGCTCAACCACCCGGTCAATCCCTGGGTGACAGACGGCGCGGGAGACGCGCTCGAAAGCGTCGATCCGCTTCGAAACCTTGCTGCGTCAAGCGGAGACGGCGTCTCAGGACCCGACGACAAGCTGTTGAATCTCGGTGCGTTGATGTCGGCCGCACAGCTCATCGGCCTTGCTGAGGCGATGCTGGCACAGGCGGGCGAATACGCGAAGGTCCGCACCCAGTTCGGCCAGCCGATCGGGGGATTCCAGGCGATCAAGCACCAGTTGGCGACGTGTGCGGTCGCGATCGAATTCGCCAAGCCGGTGGTCTGGCGCGCCGCGCAGGCGCTGGAGGATGGACTCGCTGGCGGGCCGGTCCACGTCAGTCACGCCAAGCTCGCCGCCACGGATGCCGCGATCCTTACCGCCGAGACCGCGATCCAGGTTCACGGGGCCATGGGCTATACCTACGAGGTCGATCTTCACTTCTGGATGAAGCGTGCCTGGGCGCTCGCCGGGGCCTGGGGCGATCGCGCATTCCACTATTCCAGGGTCGACGACGCAGTGATCGGTGGCGCGCTTCCGATTGGGCCTGAACACACTTTCGCCTGA